The Sphingobacterium bambusae genome includes a window with the following:
- a CDS encoding AraC family transcriptional regulator, translated as MESYYRYLPTSGDDDKWGLTLLNVGCGEVVNCANYPLTGHPEPYQFQWKQGRRLQEYQLIYISKGTGIFESQNGGLRKVSAGTMILLFPGEWHRYRPDSQTGWVEYWVGFKGSTADTMLEHSFFYRNKPVIQTGLHPGIVSLYQDIMTQTRSELPGYQPLVAGMVAHLLGLVYALIKQQRVERESGEHVNLVQQAMVLIRENTETKITLMEIAEQLKLGYSLFRKIFKRHTGLAPGQYLTQLKIERAKSHLLYSEKRVKEIAYALNFESEYYFSKFFKDKTGLSPMAFKKTYAIVCPS; from the coding sequence ATGGAGAGTTATTACAGATATTTACCGACAAGTGGCGATGATGATAAATGGGGACTGACCCTATTGAACGTAGGTTGTGGCGAAGTGGTGAACTGTGCTAACTATCCCCTAACAGGACACCCTGAGCCTTATCAATTTCAATGGAAACAGGGACGGAGATTGCAAGAATATCAATTGATCTATATATCCAAAGGGACGGGGATTTTCGAGTCGCAAAACGGAGGGCTGCGTAAGGTTTCTGCTGGAACGATGATCTTGCTATTCCCTGGAGAGTGGCACCGCTATCGGCCCGATAGCCAGACAGGTTGGGTAGAATATTGGGTGGGTTTTAAAGGTTCTACTGCAGATACCATGCTTGAGCATTCCTTCTTTTATAGAAACAAGCCGGTAATCCAAACGGGGCTGCACCCGGGGATTGTCAGTTTGTATCAGGATATTATGACGCAAACGCGGTCCGAGCTGCCCGGATACCAGCCCTTGGTTGCGGGTATGGTTGCTCATCTACTGGGGCTTGTGTATGCCTTGATTAAGCAGCAGCGGGTAGAACGGGAGAGTGGCGAGCATGTGAACTTGGTGCAGCAGGCGATGGTATTGATTCGCGAAAATACCGAAACAAAGATAACCCTGATGGAAATTGCCGAGCAGTTGAAACTGGGCTATTCCTTGTTTCGAAAGATATTCAAAAGACATACGGGCCTTGCACCAGGTCAATACCTCACGCAGTTGAAAATTGAACGAGCAAAGAGCCATCTTTTGTATTCGGAAAAACGGGTGAAAGAAATAGCGTATGCGCTTAATTTTGAGTCGGAATATTATTTTTCAAAATTTTTTAAAGATAAAACAGGCCTCTCGCCGATGGCCTTCAAAAAAACGTATGCGATCGTGTGTCCTTCGTAG